In Procambarus clarkii isolate CNS0578487 chromosome 60, FALCON_Pclarkii_2.0, whole genome shotgun sequence, one genomic interval encodes:
- the LOC138353885 gene encoding uncharacterized protein: MPRLLDYFPVETTTFQLADWLQQLVYWLRQLAMAAQRQRTVAERDAGLNDEWSSDTECDGVLLDVNMSNWSPSPPPSYPRVEGDGELLGEGQNAWVVACRPPWYRERQPLCVKYYKHGVPQFAWQEYDNMLALQAAGVPGVPRIVGQRTEPLGIVMTRHSNITLLDLLDTDLTRQQTLQVLLQVAATLDTMHDNDLVHNDLHSGNISVDLLPDGGAEAIVLDFEMMSIAGNTRLRNKFRSREREEQEATRARYYPWVAPELYLDGVGTPASDVYSFAYIATLLLGPEDRNLWTLQKALGPPTERPDMKVIKLSLEQRFLTLSP, from the coding sequence ATGCCAAGATTACTCGACTATTTCCCCGTGGAAACTACGACATTCCAGCTGGCGGACTGGTTGCagcagctggtgtactggctgcgaCAGCTGGCGATGGCAGCGCAGCGGCAGAGAACAGTGGCGGAGCGTGACGCAGGTCTAAATGACGAATGGTCTTCGGATACGGAGTGTGACGGAGTGTTGCTGGACGTGAACATGTCTAACTGGTCTCCGTCACCGCCTCCGTCGTATCCCCGCGTGGAGGGTGACGGGGAGCTGCTTGGAGAAGGGCAGAACGCTTGGGTAGTTGCCTGCCGTCCTCCCTGGTACAGGGAGAGGCAGCCGCTGTGCGTCAAGTACTACAAGCACGGCGTGCCGCAGTTTGCCTGGCAGGAATACGATAATATGCTCGCTCTTCAGGCAGCAGGGGTGCCCGGCGTGCCCCGCATCGTGGGGCAGAGAACTGAGCCTCTGGGTATCGTGATGACACGACACAGCAACATCACTCTACTGGATCTGCTTGACACGGATCTGACACGCCAGCAGACGCTACAGGTGCTGCTGCAGGTGGCTGCGACGCTAGATACAATGCACGACAATGATTTAGTGCATAATGACTTACACTCAGGTAACATTAGCGTCGATTTGCTGCCTGACGGCGGCGCAGAAGCCATCGTCTTGGACTTCGAAATGATGTCTATTGCGGGAAATACTCGACTTCGCAACAAATTCAGGAGCCGAGAGAGGGAGGAGCAGGAAGCGACGCGTGCCAGGTATTACCCGTGGGTTGCTCCAGAGTTGTACCTTGATGGGGTAGGTACCCCAGCCTCCGACGTGTATAGCTTCGCCTACATCGCTACCCTATTGCTGGGGCCCGAAGATAGGAACCTCTGGACCCTCCAGAAGGCGCTGGGGCCCCCGACTGAACGACCGGACATGAAGGTTATTAAATTGAGTCTTGAACAACGGTTTCTTACTCTGTCACCGTGA